In Afipia sp. GAS231, a single window of DNA contains:
- a CDS encoding MSMEG_1061 family FMN-dependent PPOX-type flavoprotein, with protein sequence MTDFSASDLATIYPAPTPRVIAKARPAIDVHAKKFIGMSPFCVLATSGSDGSVDASPRGGNPGFVSVAGPNELLMPDRSGNNRIDSFRNIVEGSGCVQLIFFVPGIDETLRVGGKGKLSADPELLASMVEFGKEPRAALRIDVSEVYFHCGKALMRSKLWGGDRVERSVMPSIGEVIHDQTGLGERESQDVIYERYKTQL encoded by the coding sequence TTGACCGATTTCAGCGCCAGCGACCTCGCCACGATTTACCCCGCCCCCACGCCGCGCGTGATCGCCAAGGCGCGGCCGGCCATCGACGTGCATGCGAAAAAATTCATCGGCATGTCGCCGTTCTGCGTACTGGCGACATCCGGCTCCGACGGCAGCGTCGATGCCTCGCCGCGCGGCGGCAATCCCGGCTTCGTCAGCGTCGCCGGTCCGAACGAATTGCTGATGCCGGATCGCTCCGGCAACAACCGGATCGACAGTTTCAGGAACATCGTCGAAGGATCGGGCTGCGTGCAACTGATCTTCTTTGTGCCGGGGATCGACGAGACGCTGCGGGTCGGCGGCAAAGGAAAACTGTCGGCCGATCCTGAGCTGCTGGCCTCGATGGTCGAGTTCGGCAAGGAGCCGCGCGCGGCCCTGCGCATCGACGTCAGCGAGGTCTATTTCCACTGCGGCAAGGCGCTGATGCGCTCGAAGCTATGGGGAGGCGATCGCGTCGAGCGTTCGGTGATGCCCAGCATCGGCGAAGTGATCCACGACCAGACCGGGCTCGGCGAGCGCGAAAGCCAGGATGTGATCTACGAGCGCTACAAGACGCAGCTGTAG
- the bfr gene encoding bacterioferritin → MQGDPKVIDYLNKGLRSELTAISQYWLHYRLLNNWGLLDMAKVWRKESIEEMEHADKFTDRILFLDGFPNLQVLDPLRIGQNVKEIIDCDLASEIAARTLYQEAATYCHGVKDYVTRDLFEQLMKDEEHHIDFLETQLDLIKRIGLELYTQKHVGGLESEH, encoded by the coding sequence ATGCAGGGCGACCCAAAAGTCATCGACTATCTCAACAAGGGCCTCCGCAGCGAGCTCACCGCCATCAGCCAGTACTGGCTGCATTACCGGCTCCTCAACAATTGGGGCCTGCTGGACATGGCCAAGGTCTGGCGCAAGGAATCCATCGAGGAGATGGAGCACGCCGACAAGTTCACCGACCGGATCCTGTTCCTCGACGGCTTTCCCAACCTGCAGGTGCTGGATCCGTTGCGGATCGGCCAGAACGTCAAGGAAATCATCGACTGCGATCTTGCCTCCGAGATCGCGGCGCGCACGCTCTACCAGGAAGCCGCAACCTACTGCCATGGCGTCAAGGACTACGTCACCCGCGACCTGTTCGAGCAGCTGATGAAGGACGAGGAACATCACATCGATTTCCTCGAAACCCAGCTCGATCTGATCAAGCGCATCGGGCTCGAGCTCTACACCCAGAAGCACGTCGGCGGGCTCGAGAGCGAGCACTAA
- a CDS encoding bacterioferritin-associated ferredoxin — protein MIVCSCNVLSDHDVRNAVSAAGDLARHPKQIYGCLGCSAECGRCARTIKTIIDEALGACAKACCSGCPHSHAAANDEPAQEVTQAFALAAS, from the coding sequence ATGATCGTCTGTTCCTGCAACGTCCTCAGCGACCATGATGTCCGCAATGCCGTCAGCGCAGCTGGTGACTTGGCGCGCCATCCGAAGCAGATCTACGGCTGCCTCGGCTGCAGCGCCGAATGCGGCCGCTGCGCACGCACCATCAAGACCATCATCGACGAAGCGCTTGGCGCCTGCGCCAAGGCCTGCTGCTCGGGCTGCCCCCACAGCCATGCCGCCGCCAATGACGAGCCGGCCCAGGAAGTCACGCAAGCCTTCGCGCTCGCGGCAAGCTGA